The following proteins are encoded in a genomic region of Phragmites australis chromosome 9, lpPhrAust1.1, whole genome shotgun sequence:
- the LOC133928161 gene encoding vegetative cell wall protein gp1-like: MSVPPSSVPSPPSTPEPSPPFTTAPTPPSATNPGPWPPFANSDLSSPPPSSTPPPTPPVVPAAPPHQTPASPPPVFPPAPPAAAPPEPPPVTPAAPPASSPPPQQPATPAAPPAFPPPAQPPTTPASPPASSPPPPPPVEPDAPPASSPPPQPPVTPSAPPQSPVTPPAPPSSPPLQPPATPSAPPGPSPPQPPASPADPPASSPPPQPSPPLADPPASSPPPQVTPAAPPASPPTPHPPVTPVAPPPPFPPPQTPV; encoded by the coding sequence ATGTCCGTCCCTCCGTCTAGTGTTCCGTCGCCTCCATCTACTCCCGAACCGTCGCCTCCGTTCACTACAGCCCCGACTCCTCCATCTGCTACAAATCCCGGCCCGTGGCCTCCATTTGCTAATTCAGAcctgtcgtcgccgccgccttcATCGACTCCGCCGCCGACGCCACCCGTTGTACCGGCTGCTCCGCCGCACCAAACGCCAGCTTCACCGCCGCCGGTGTTTCCACCTGCCCCGCCAGCAGCTGCACCTCCCGAGCCACCGCCGGTGACGCCGGCTGCTCCGCCGGCATCTtcaccgccgccgcagcagccagCGACTCCGGCTGCTCCGCCGGCTTTTCCTCCTCCCGCGCAGCCGCCAACAACTCCCGCTTCTCCGCCCGCATCTTCGcctccgcccccgccgccggtgGAGCCAGATGCTCCTCCGGCTTCTTCGCCACCCCCGCAGCCGCCAGTGACGCCAAGCGCTCCACCGCAGTCGCCAGTCACGCCACCCGCCCCGCCGTCATCACCTCCCCTGCAGCCACCAGCGACTCCATCTGCTCCGCCGGGTCCTTCTCCGCCGCAGCCGCCAGCGTCACCAGCTGATCCGccggcttcttctcctcctccgcagCCGTCACCGCCACTAGCTGACCCGCCAGCATCTTCTCCACCGCCGCAAGTTACACCTGCTGCTCCGCCAGCGTCTCCTCCTACACCGCATCCACCAGTGACACCAgttgctccgccgccgccttttCCTCCCCCGCAGACACCAGTG